A single genomic interval of Candidatus Eremiobacterota bacterium harbors:
- a CDS encoding TonB-dependent receptor: MRVIKSTPKGFVAVLLFVALVLGGPAAALAGTTGTVNGSVVDARSNKPIAGAAVTAQSPSQTARTTSDASGRFSFISLAPDTYAISVAAAPGYDPAVVNGVTVQADQTLTLTLQQAPKLKVIGGVTARAASALVKAGTTADVYSVNALVQDKTSVAGGGGTLNSAWSAISTVPGVYVAAGQAGYIGSGSTNGATVSIRGGDYDQIGYEIDGVPVNRAFDNYPSGAVSSLGQQELQVYTGATPANSEGEGLSGYINQVIRTGTAPASRNLTLALGTPTFYNKVAFEAGGANPARTFSYYVGAGAYDQSFRYYDNYDGASLQSLWGAPLAPCPNATPVGCHGPHGEDYTNGGTTQSYVLGPYTVNSGTLSPTSLAAVRVRNTVGNVHFGIPRRDGNRDDVQLLYENDFIDNQGFSSTNDQGGAAFLDSIGVAHNYVDGYVFAGQPVGTLLPPGYGGGGVMPYLFPGSPSGRLIGADIAPDRRDAITNNQSIVKLQYQRNFGTQAFLRVYGYTYYSDFVQNAPQSTDMNFLGFAASDYGLSSHTRGISATFSDQLNAQHLLSVQGSYTSSRTLRDNNSGIGRTGAVGWLVSSAAPLSGVCYSATGAPVVGCGAGSQTFTLRQGYNGTVTPANTINGGVCGTGQCQYILGENGQSATYNTVTPRFTSFSVTDQWKPTDRLNLNLGLRYDGFQFIGADTTGSPARALWYNAYNLLHPAAPLVNPGPGQTESYGELQPRLGLTYTVNPSTVLRASYGRYVEAPNSAFEQYNFLQQNDVAALARFGRFGLPTTPMHPVRPELSNNYDFSFEHQFKDNTSMKLTPFLRKTQDQIQNFYLDQKTGFQSGLNVGRQTSEGLELEADKGDFSRNGLAARLSFTYTHSYITYTKLDNGGTIIDGFNANIAQYNGFTKAGGGAPCYFPTIQDAAGHVLNPATAGKPDPACTPGSPANPYYNAPLQPLMDVNGDYATYSTFPGGVGAGGYSALSAPYVTTLLVQYKHGPLAITPALQFQGGIRFGVPLSTPGIDPSACTTTPASSAILPGTTTNDPRYPYGGAGGSPYNQTACGSNFAIPNPFTGRFDNVGAFVAPNQLLLHAQITYDLNKRITLVGNFANIVNRCWGGTKLPFSINHACNYVATYGAGAGPQPIGNQYNPGDRLQPFLATPYDPLFPNFPFNMFIEARIKI, translated from the coding sequence TCGTTGCGCTCGTGCTCGGAGGGCCGGCAGCGGCTCTCGCCGGCACGACCGGAACGGTCAACGGCAGCGTCGTCGACGCTCGATCGAACAAACCCATCGCAGGCGCGGCCGTGACCGCGCAGAGCCCCTCGCAAACGGCGCGCACGACGTCCGACGCGTCGGGCCGCTTCTCGTTCATCTCGCTCGCGCCCGACACGTACGCGATCTCGGTCGCGGCGGCGCCGGGTTACGATCCAGCGGTCGTCAACGGCGTCACGGTGCAGGCCGACCAGACGCTCACCTTGACGCTGCAACAGGCGCCGAAGCTCAAAGTGATCGGCGGGGTCACCGCGCGCGCCGCGTCGGCACTCGTCAAAGCCGGCACGACGGCCGACGTCTACTCGGTCAACGCGCTCGTGCAGGACAAGACGTCCGTCGCCGGCGGCGGCGGCACGCTGAACAGCGCGTGGTCGGCGATCTCGACCGTGCCCGGCGTGTACGTCGCGGCAGGGCAGGCCGGTTACATCGGCTCCGGCTCCACCAACGGCGCGACCGTGTCGATTCGCGGCGGCGACTACGACCAGATCGGTTACGAGATCGACGGTGTTCCCGTCAACCGCGCGTTCGACAACTACCCGTCCGGTGCGGTTTCCTCGCTCGGCCAGCAGGAGCTGCAAGTCTACACCGGCGCGACGCCGGCGAACTCGGAGGGCGAAGGCCTCTCCGGCTACATCAACCAGGTGATCCGCACCGGGACCGCGCCGGCGTCGCGCAACCTCACGCTCGCGCTCGGCACGCCGACGTTCTACAACAAAGTCGCGTTCGAGGCGGGCGGCGCCAACCCGGCGCGCACCTTCTCGTACTACGTCGGCGCGGGCGCGTACGACCAAAGCTTCCGCTACTACGACAACTACGACGGCGCGAGCTTGCAGTCGCTGTGGGGCGCGCCGCTCGCCCCGTGCCCGAACGCGACGCCGGTCGGCTGCCACGGTCCGCACGGCGAAGACTACACGAACGGCGGCACCACCCAGTCGTACGTGCTCGGCCCGTACACCGTCAACAGTGGGACGTTGAGCCCGACGAGCCTGGCCGCCGTGCGCGTGCGCAACACGGTCGGCAACGTCCACTTCGGGATCCCGCGCCGGGACGGGAACCGCGACGACGTGCAGCTCCTGTACGAGAACGACTTCATCGACAACCAAGGCTTCTCGTCGACCAACGACCAGGGCGGCGCGGCGTTCCTCGACAGCATCGGCGTCGCGCACAACTACGTCGACGGCTACGTCTTCGCGGGCCAGCCGGTCGGCACGCTGCTCCCGCCCGGCTACGGCGGCGGCGGCGTGATGCCGTATCTTTTCCCGGGGTCGCCGAGCGGCCGTCTCATCGGCGCCGACATCGCGCCCGACCGCCGCGACGCGATCACCAACAACCAGTCGATCGTGAAGCTGCAGTACCAGCGCAACTTCGGCACGCAAGCGTTCCTGCGCGTGTACGGGTACACGTACTACTCTGACTTCGTGCAGAACGCGCCGCAGTCGACCGACATGAACTTCCTCGGTTTCGCCGCGTCCGACTACGGGCTGAGCAGCCACACCCGCGGGATCAGCGCGACGTTCTCCGACCAGCTCAACGCGCAGCACCTGCTCTCGGTCCAAGGCTCCTACACCAGCTCGCGCACGCTGCGCGACAACAACTCCGGGATCGGGCGGACCGGCGCCGTCGGCTGGCTGGTCTCGTCCGCGGCGCCGCTCAGCGGCGTCTGCTACAGCGCGACCGGCGCGCCGGTCGTCGGGTGCGGCGCCGGCTCGCAGACGTTCACGCTGCGGCAGGGATACAACGGGACCGTCACGCCTGCGAACACGATCAACGGCGGCGTCTGCGGGACGGGACAGTGCCAGTACATCCTCGGCGAGAACGGCCAGTCGGCGACCTACAACACCGTGACGCCGCGCTTCACCTCGTTCTCGGTCACCGACCAGTGGAAGCCCACCGACCGGCTCAACCTCAACCTCGGCTTGCGCTACGACGGGTTCCAGTTCATCGGCGCGGACACCACCGGCTCGCCGGCGCGCGCGCTGTGGTACAACGCGTACAACCTGCTCCATCCGGCGGCGCCGCTGGTGAATCCGGGTCCGGGCCAGACCGAGTCGTACGGCGAGCTGCAGCCGCGCCTGGGCTTGACGTACACCGTCAATCCGAGCACGGTGCTGCGCGCGAGCTACGGGCGCTACGTCGAGGCGCCGAACAGCGCGTTCGAGCAGTACAACTTCCTGCAGCAGAACGACGTCGCGGCGCTGGCGCGGTTCGGCCGGTTCGGTCTGCCGACCACGCCGATGCACCCGGTGCGCCCGGAGCTCTCGAACAACTACGACTTCTCGTTCGAGCACCAGTTCAAGGACAACACGTCGATGAAGCTGACTCCGTTCCTGCGCAAGACGCAGGACCAGATTCAGAACTTCTACCTCGACCAGAAGACCGGCTTCCAGTCGGGCTTGAACGTCGGGCGCCAAACCTCCGAAGGGCTGGAGCTCGAGGCCGACAAGGGCGACTTCTCGCGCAACGGGCTGGCGGCGCGGCTCTCGTTCACCTACACGCACAGCTACATCACCTACACCAAGCTCGACAACGGCGGCACGATCATCGACGGGTTCAACGCGAACATCGCGCAGTACAACGGCTTCACCAAGGCCGGCGGCGGCGCGCCGTGCTACTTCCCGACGATCCAGGACGCGGCGGGACACGTCCTCAACCCGGCGACGGCCGGAAAACCCGATCCGGCCTGCACGCCGGGCTCGCCCGCGAACCCGTACTACAACGCGCCGCTGCAGCCGCTGATGGACGTCAACGGCGACTACGCGACCTACAGCACCTTCCCGGGCGGCGTCGGGGCGGGCGGGTACTCCGCGCTCAGCGCGCCGTACGTGACGACGCTGCTCGTGCAGTACAAGCACGGCCCGCTCGCGATCACGCCGGCGCTTCAATTCCAAGGCGGGATCCGGTTCGGCGTGCCGCTCTCGACGCCGGGGATCGATCCCAGCGCGTGCACGACGACGCCGGCGAGCTCGGCGATCCTGCCCGGAACGACGACGAACGATCCGCGGTATCCGTACGGCGGCGCGGGCGGCTCGCCGTACAACCAGACGGCATGCGGCAGCAACTTCGCGATCCCGAACCCGTTCACGGGCCGGTTCGACAACGTCGGGGCCTTCGTCGCGCCGAACCAGCTGCTGCTGCACGCGCAGATCACCTACGATCTGAACAAGCGGATCACGCTGGTCGGCAACTTCGCGAACATCGTCAACCGCTGCTGGGGCGGCACGAAGCTCCCGTTCAGCATCAACCACGCCTGCAACTACGTCGCGACGTATGGCGCGGGCGCGGGACCGCAGCCGATCGGGAACCAGTACAATCCCGGCGATCGTCTGCAGCCATTTTTGGCGACACCCTACGATCCGCTGTTCCCGAACTTCCCCTTCAACATGTTCATCGAGGCTCGGATCAAGATCTGA